The window CATATGCGTGAGATTTTAGAGATCAACGTTGAAGAAAAATGGGTGCGCGTACAAACCGGTGTGATTAAAGATCAGCTTAATGATTTTCTGCGCCCTTACGGATTCTTCTTTGCGCCGGACCTCTCGACCAGCAACCGAGCAACGGTTGGCGGTATGATAAATACCGATGCGTCGGGTCAGGGCTCGCTTGTTTATGGTAAAACATCCGATCATGTACTGGGATTAAAAACCATGCTGGTAGACGGCACTGAACTCGATACTGCCCCCGTTGCTGTTAATATTGCAAAAACATACGCCGAAGAACAATCAACACGCGGCAAGATTTATCAGCAATTACTCGATACCGGTATAAATTTACGCGACCAAATTAAAGCGAAATTTCCCCGCTTAAACCGCTTTTTAACAGGTTATGATTTAGAAAATATTCTCAATGATGAACTAACCACGTTAGATGCAAGCCGCATTATTACAGGCTCAGAAGGTTCGTTAGGGGTTGTTTGTGAAGCCAAACTCAATATTACGCCGATTGCCGAATTTAAAACGCTGATCAATATAAAATACGATAGCTTTGATTCAGCGCTTCGTAACTCGCCGTTTTTAGTGGACGCCAAAGCGACTTCGGTTGAAACCGTTGATAGCCGTGTACTTAATCTTGCTAGAGAGGACATAATTTGGCATTCAGTTTCAAGCCTGATTGAAGATGTGCCGGGTAAAGATATGCAGGGCCTCAACATGGTTGAGTTTAATGCGACAAATCAGGCGGATATCGATGATAAAGTAAATGGCTTATTGGCAAAGCTGGATAGCTTAATGGCAAATAACCAAGCTGGGATCATTGGTTATCAGGTAACGCATTCCAAGGCCGACATTCTAAAAATTTATGCCATGCGTAAAAAAGCGGTAGGCTTGCTTGGCAATGTAAAGGGTAAAGAAAAACCGCTGGCATTTGCCGAAGATACGGCAGTACCTCCAGAAGCACTTGCAGACTTTATTGCTGAATTTAGGCAGTTACTTGATTCACATAACTTAAACTATGGCATGTTTGGCCATGTTGATGCAGGTGTACTGCACGTAAGGCCTGCCCTTGATATGTGCGACCCAGCCCAAGAAAAATTACTACGTCATATTTCCGATGAAGTGGTAAAACTAACCGCTAAGTACGGTGGTTTAATGTGGGGTGAACACGGAAAAGGTTACCGTAGTGAATATGGACCAGAATTCTTTGGCGAAACCTTGTTTACTGAACTTAGAAAGATCAAAACTGCATTCGATCCGCTTAATCGGTTAAACCCAGGTAAAATTTGTACGCCACTTGACTCAAATGAGCAGCTCGTCAGCGTTGACGATACGAAGCGTGCACATTTCGATAAACAAATCCCGATCACCATTAAAGACAGCTTCGATAACGCTATGGGGTGTAACGGTAACGGTCTTTGTTATAACTATGATAGCCACTCGCCTATGTGCCCATCGTATAAAGTAACAAAAGACAGACGTTATTCACCAAAAGGGCGTGCCAGTTTGATGCGTGAATGGATGCGTTTACAAAGCGAAAAGGGCATAGATCTACTCGAAAGCGAAAAAGCGATAGCGAAAGGCGAGACTAAGTCGTGGTGGGAAAAACGCATTTTCGCAAAACAAAAAGCCAAAGGGGCTTACGATTTTTCACATGAAGTGAAAGAATCGATGGACGAATGTTTGGCATGTAAAGCGTGTACTACAGCATGCCCAATTAAAGTGGATGTACCGACCTTTCGTGCGCGCTTTTTAAATTTATACCATGCCCGTTATAAACGCCCGCTTAAAGATTACTTAGTGGCTAATATTGAATCGCAAGCGCCGCTTTTAAGCAAAATACACTTTCTAGTAAACCCTATTTTAAAATTAGGGTTTGTAGAACGCTTTTTGAAAAACCAAATCGGTTATGTGGATTCACCATTATTAAGTGATAACGCCATTATAGAACGCGTGTCGAAGCAGTTTGCGTTTAATCTAAATCAGCTTAAAACACTGGATGAATCGCAAAAGCAGCAAACTGTTTTAATTGTACAAGACCCGTTTACTAGCTTTTATGAAGCTGAATTAGTGGAAGATTTTTGCCAGTTACTGGTAAAACTTGGTAAAACGCCAGTGCTATTACCATTTAAACCAAATGGTAAGCCACAGCATGTAAAAGGCTTTTTAAACGAGTTTGCGAAAATAGCGAAAAACAGTGCTGCATTTTTGAACCAGATAGCTGAACTGAATATTCCTATGGTTGGGTTAGATGCATCGCTTGTTATGTGTTATCGCGACGAATATAACCAAGCGCTTGGCGAACAACGTGGCGATTTCCATGTGTTATTGGCCCACGAATGGTTTGAATCGCAACGCTTTGAGCAAAAAGAAGCAAACACTGATAGTCAATTTGTGTTACTAAACCACTGCAGCGAAACCACAGCAATGCCAAATGCCAGTAAGGTGTGGCAAAACCTGTTTGCTAATTTTGGTTTAACACTCAATGCTAAAGCAACAGGCTGCTGTGGTATGGCGGGCACTTATGGGCACGAAACGCAAAACTTAGATAAATCTCGTGCGCTTTATGAAATGAGCTGGCAACAAACGGTTGATAACACACCAATTGAACAGCTTGTTGCAACTGGATTTTCGTGCCGCTCACAAGTTAAGCGTTTTAATAACGGCAACAAACCAAAACACCCAATTCAATTGTTAAACAGTTTGCTATAGCTAAACTGCTTAACGCAAAGAGGCAAGTAATATGATACGCATCACCTTGTTAATGTTTATGGTAACTTGCCTTTATGGTTGCGGTGGTAACAATACCGTGCAAATTAGCCCATACGCTAACATTGTTGCGTTTGGCGATAGCCTTACACAAGGAGTTGGGGTCGATAAATCAAATAGCTATCCTTCAAAACTGGCAAGTGAGTTGGGCATTGAAGTGATAAACAGCGGCATTTCAGGCCAAACCAGCAGCCAAGGGCTCGCGCGTTTAAATAATGTGTTAACTACGCATACGCCGAGCCTTATTATTATTTGTTATGGCGGTAATGATGTGCTGCAAAACAAAAGTAAAACCCAGCTCGAAGCAAATTTAAGGCAAATGATTGTTCGCTCTAAGCAACACGGTGCGCAGGTGATGTTAGTTGCCGTACCGCAATTTGGGTTGTTACTTTCACCTATGCCAGTGTATAAAAAACTGGCTGATGAATATGATCTGGTGCTTATTGAAGATACCTTGCCTGATTTATTGGGTGATGCCAGCAAAAAATCCGACCGAGTACACCTCAACGCGCAAGGCTATGCGTTATTAGCCAGTGAAATTGCTAAGCACATCGAAATTACCAATTAAAGCATAAAAATAATAGAAACTAATTATTCCCTCTTTCGCAAGTTTGTACTATTTTCAAAGGGTTAAATACCTAATTTTGATTTGCGATTTAGAGGGAAGACTATGGCGCAAGCACCTTTACAACCCAACTTTATTCAATTTCCTGGCAATGTGATAGCCGAACCACCGTGTCGCATGTTGAATGCCAATCAATATGGCTTTTTCGTTAAAGGCTGTAGCGAAAAAATTCAACACTATATCGATGTAACACTCAACGCGGTTAAATCAGATGAATTTCGCTTCAAGGCGCTAAGTGCGTACACCTTGCTTACGTTTACGGATATCGAAAACATCGCATCTAAAGTACCTCCGTTTAGTGAACAAGGGTGGATGCAAGAGACCGACATTATATTTTGGTTACCAGTCGCCAAAATGGTGAGTAAACGTGGTAAAGAAAAAGTTGACCATATTTATTGGTATCCAGCGTTTATCACAGTAAATAATATTTATGCATTGATTAATGGACGCGAGACCTGGGGTTACAACAAATATTTGTGTGACTATAAGATGCCAAACATTGGTGAATTACCTCAGTTTTTTGAACTTAGCCTTGATGCCTTCCAACCTTTTTCCCCGAATACCAAAATGGCAAAGCATAAACTGCTTGAAGTAAATTTAGTTGAGCAAGGCGGCGAACACCTTGTCAGTGATTTTGTCGAACTGGTGAAAGAAGCGTTTGAAATTCTAAAGTCCGATACTGATTTTTTTGACCTTGATTTAAACGCTATCAAGCAGTTGCTTGATGGTTTTGTAAACCCGCAAATGGACCAGATCTTATTTAAGCAATTACCAAATGGTGATGGCAGTAAAGCAGTTTACCAAGGCGTTGTACATTCTCCGTCAATTATTAAAAAGGTACACAGCGCTAAAATCTATAAGCATGAATTTGATGTGACCGTTTATCAGCTAGATACGTTTCCCCTTGGTGAAATGTTTGGAATTTATCCCGGCACCCATCGTGCGCTATTACCATTTAATGTTGTAATGGATTTTGACCAAGAAAAAGCGTGTGAAATTATCGCTACAAAAGGACTTTAACATGGCAAAAGAAAAAATTGTGATACTTGGCGGTGGCGTGTCAGCGATGACCGCCGCAGTGTATTTAACAGACGATGAAAACTGGCAAGATAAGTACGATATCACAGTGTATCAGCAAGGTTGGCGCATTGGTGGTAAAGGCGCTAGTGGCCGTAACCCGTATTTAGGGCAACGTATCGAAGAGCACGGACTTCACGTATGGTTTGGCGCTTATGTTAACTCTTTTAAAACAATTCAATCAGTCTACGAAAAATTAGCACGCCCCGAAAGCATGCCACTAGCAACCTGGCAAGAGGCGTTTAAGCCTCACAGTTATGTTGTATTACAAGAGCTGATTGATAACGAGTGGCAAACATGGCCTGTTGATTTTCCGCTAATTCCAGGCAACCCTGCCGATGGCACATTGGATTTACACTTTTGGGAAATCGCGCGCTTATTATACTTTTGGATAAAAAAGTTTATCGGCGAATTAGAGCACAAAGCGAACTCTTTGAATAAAGGTCGCGATATAAAAACGCCTGAAAACGATGAAGAGCAAAACCTATTTGCCCACTTTATTGATGAAGTAAAAGAAAAAATCGACGATATCAAAGACGAATGGCAAGAGTTTAAAGACGATGCCGAAGATTCGTTAGAAACGTTCTCAAAACATATTCAAGTTACGCTAAGCGAGCTTAGTTACTTTTTTGATAAGCGTGCGAGCGATAAAAACCTATCTAATACAAAACACCCATCCGCGATTCAGTGGATCATCCGACGTTTTAAGCGTTGGTTAAACGAAGAGTTTGAAGACTTACTTGAAGATAACGCTGATATTCGCCGCCTTTATATTTGCGCTGATTTAGCCCTTGCCATGATGGAAGGCTTAATTGAAGACAAGGTGTTTGAACGTGGCTTTGGCGCAATTAACAATCTTGATTTTAGAGCGTGGTTAGAAAAGCACGGGGCAAACACACAGTTTTCAGTTGATTCTGCGCCGGTTCGTGGTTTTTACGATCTTGTCTTTGCTTACCAAGACGGGGACTTTGCAAAACCGAATGTGGAAGCGGGCGTCGCGGCGTTGGCAATGCTGCGCTTATCGCTGTGTTATCACGGCGGAGTTATGTGGAAAATGCAAGCAGGTATGGGCGATACCATATTTAGTCCGATTTACGAGTTACTTATTAAACGCGGTGTTAAGTTTGAATATTTCCATCAAGTAACGCAACTTTTACCAACGCAAAGCATTGAAGGCGAAAACAGTGTCGATGAGATTAAACTGATTAAGCAGGTTGCACTAAAATCAGGGCAATATTATCCGCTTGTTGATGTAAAAGGGTTACCATGCTGGCCGTCATTTCCACTTTATGAGCAAATTGACGATGAGCAGGCAGCGCTAATAAAACAGCACAATATTAATTTAGAATGTTTTTACAGTGATTGGCCAAATGTGTATCAGCAACACTTTGGCGAAGCTCTGCCAGAAGTGACGCTAAAACAGGGCGTTGATTTTGATAAAGTCATCTATGGGATATCAGTCGCCAGTTTGCCTCATTTATGTGAAAAGTTATTAGCAAAAGACCATGGGCTAAGTTTAACTTCACAAAAAGTAAAAGCCGTTGCGACACAAGCGTTTCAATTGTGGTTAGACAAACCACTCGATGAAACAGGTTGGGCGTATACGCCCGCAAGTGGTGAGCAACCAATTTTAAGTGGCTTTAGTGAACCCTTTGATACTTGGGCGTCAATGGATCAGCTGATTAATAAAGAAGATTGGCAAGGTGATGTTGAGCCGAAAAATGTCGCCTATTTTTGTAGCGCATTTACGCAAGACAGTTTTCCACCAAGTACCCAGAGTGATTTTCAAGCCGTGTGTAACGCACGCGTAAAAGCCAATAGTGTTTTTAAACTTACGCAGCAAATGTATCCACTGTGGCCGGATATTGCCAAACAAGGTGAATTTGATTGGCAAGCACTAATGGATAAAACAAATGCGGTAGGAGAGGCGCGTTTTGATAGCCAATATTGGCGTGCAAATGTCGATCCCAGTGAGCGTTATGTAATGTCGGTGGTTAATTCTAGCCAATACCGTTTAGCAACGGATGGAACGCAATTTACTAATCTGTTGATTACCGGAGATTGGATTAAAACCGGTGTTAATGCAGGTTGTGTAGAAGCCGCAACCATGGCAGGTATGGCAACATCGCGCGCTATTTGTGGTTACCCAAATCATATTAGTGGTGAATTTGGTTTTGAGCCTGACGAGCAATAATAAATCAGTTTGAACGTGATCTTTCAGATTCGATTAATAGGACTCAATCAAATCTGAAAGTCACTTAAGAGCCGTAAGCGGATAGTCGTAACGCCTCAGTTAAAAGGCAAAATTTGGTTGGCTATAATGTGAAGCGGAGCGAAACCAGCCAACTTAATTTTGTCCACTTTTAAACTGTTTGTTAGTTGTATTTTATTCAATATCGTCTTTAAACGATTCTTGACTTTTAACTAAACCAATAGATAGGAACACTAAACCTACCACCAGAAGTATCATCGAAAGAACAGAATTATCTTCAGAGAGAAAGTAACCTGCCCCAGCTACAGACAACAAACAGGAAACGTAATAGCTATTTGACTTTTTTGACTCTTTTTCCATAAGTAAACCCTTTGATAATTATTTAGGTCAAATCAGCCTATACAACTAACATGTTTATAGCGAATGAATCGCGTGTTTTTCTACCACAGTGTTGCTCGTTTTTATGAATGACTCATTTGTAACAAACTTCATAACTATTTGCTAGTGCTATTAAAATGCAGCAGTGATGGCTCTTATCTCGGGACGAAAACGAGCGATTGGGTCGTTTTCCTGACTATGCAAGCAATATACTTTGACGAAATAGAAAAGTACTTTTGAAATACCGCTGTTCACTCATAGTAGATCTAGTCAATAGTACGATTTGATCGGACCTAAAATTTAAAAGTATCTTTTTAGATATGAGCTACTGCAAATAATGTATTTACAAAGGCTGGTTTACAACCAGCCTTTTTGCTGTGCAATACGCGCTGCATCTACACGATTTACCGCGTTTAATTTGCTAATAGCTTCTGACAGGTAATTACGCACTGTGCCTTCTGATA of the Pseudoalteromonas spongiae UST010723-006 genome contains:
- a CDS encoding NAD(P)-binding protein, with protein sequence MAKEKIVILGGGVSAMTAAVYLTDDENWQDKYDITVYQQGWRIGGKGASGRNPYLGQRIEEHGLHVWFGAYVNSFKTIQSVYEKLARPESMPLATWQEAFKPHSYVVLQELIDNEWQTWPVDFPLIPGNPADGTLDLHFWEIARLLYFWIKKFIGELEHKANSLNKGRDIKTPENDEEQNLFAHFIDEVKEKIDDIKDEWQEFKDDAEDSLETFSKHIQVTLSELSYFFDKRASDKNLSNTKHPSAIQWIIRRFKRWLNEEFEDLLEDNADIRRLYICADLALAMMEGLIEDKVFERGFGAINNLDFRAWLEKHGANTQFSVDSAPVRGFYDLVFAYQDGDFAKPNVEAGVAALAMLRLSLCYHGGVMWKMQAGMGDTIFSPIYELLIKRGVKFEYFHQVTQLLPTQSIEGENSVDEIKLIKQVALKSGQYYPLVDVKGLPCWPSFPLYEQIDDEQAALIKQHNINLECFYSDWPNVYQQHFGEALPEVTLKQGVDFDKVIYGISVASLPHLCEKLLAKDHGLSLTSQKVKAVATQAFQLWLDKPLDETGWAYTPASGEQPILSGFSEPFDTWASMDQLINKEDWQGDVEPKNVAYFCSAFTQDSFPPSTQSDFQAVCNARVKANSVFKLTQQMYPLWPDIAKQGEFDWQALMDKTNAVGEARFDSQYWRANVDPSERYVMSVVNSSQYRLATDGTQFTNLLITGDWIKTGVNAGCVEAATMAGMATSRAICGYPNHISGEFGFEPDEQ
- a CDS encoding D-2-hydroxyglutarate dehydrogenase YdiJ translates to MIEVIDQKDTLSPLAEAFLAELKTTHYSGEIDISYATRIVTATDNSIYQALPQGILFPKTSQDIQQIFSLANQSKYQQIKFTPRGGGTGTNGQSLTHSMVIDLSRHMREILEINVEEKWVRVQTGVIKDQLNDFLRPYGFFFAPDLSTSNRATVGGMINTDASGQGSLVYGKTSDHVLGLKTMLVDGTELDTAPVAVNIAKTYAEEQSTRGKIYQQLLDTGINLRDQIKAKFPRLNRFLTGYDLENILNDELTTLDASRIITGSEGSLGVVCEAKLNITPIAEFKTLINIKYDSFDSALRNSPFLVDAKATSVETVDSRVLNLAREDIIWHSVSSLIEDVPGKDMQGLNMVEFNATNQADIDDKVNGLLAKLDSLMANNQAGIIGYQVTHSKADILKIYAMRKKAVGLLGNVKGKEKPLAFAEDTAVPPEALADFIAEFRQLLDSHNLNYGMFGHVDAGVLHVRPALDMCDPAQEKLLRHISDEVVKLTAKYGGLMWGEHGKGYRSEYGPEFFGETLFTELRKIKTAFDPLNRLNPGKICTPLDSNEQLVSVDDTKRAHFDKQIPITIKDSFDNAMGCNGNGLCYNYDSHSPMCPSYKVTKDRRYSPKGRASLMREWMRLQSEKGIDLLESEKAIAKGETKSWWEKRIFAKQKAKGAYDFSHEVKESMDECLACKACTTACPIKVDVPTFRARFLNLYHARYKRPLKDYLVANIESQAPLLSKIHFLVNPILKLGFVERFLKNQIGYVDSPLLSDNAIIERVSKQFAFNLNQLKTLDESQKQQTVLIVQDPFTSFYEAELVEDFCQLLVKLGKTPVLLPFKPNGKPQHVKGFLNEFAKIAKNSAAFLNQIAELNIPMVGLDASLVMCYRDEYNQALGEQRGDFHVLLAHEWFESQRFEQKEANTDSQFVLLNHCSETTAMPNASKVWQNLFANFGLTLNAKATGCCGMAGTYGHETQNLDKSRALYEMSWQQTVDNTPIEQLVATGFSCRSQVKRFNNGNKPKHPIQLLNSLL
- a CDS encoding arylesterase, translating into MIRITLLMFMVTCLYGCGGNNTVQISPYANIVAFGDSLTQGVGVDKSNSYPSKLASELGIEVINSGISGQTSSQGLARLNNVLTTHTPSLIIICYGGNDVLQNKSKTQLEANLRQMIVRSKQHGAQVMLVAVPQFGLLLSPMPVYKKLADEYDLVLIEDTLPDLLGDASKKSDRVHLNAQGYALLASEIAKHIEITN
- a CDS encoding acetoacetate decarboxylase; this translates as MAQAPLQPNFIQFPGNVIAEPPCRMLNANQYGFFVKGCSEKIQHYIDVTLNAVKSDEFRFKALSAYTLLTFTDIENIASKVPPFSEQGWMQETDIIFWLPVAKMVSKRGKEKVDHIYWYPAFITVNNIYALINGRETWGYNKYLCDYKMPNIGELPQFFELSLDAFQPFSPNTKMAKHKLLEVNLVEQGGEHLVSDFVELVKEAFEILKSDTDFFDLDLNAIKQLLDGFVNPQMDQILFKQLPNGDGSKAVYQGVVHSPSIIKKVHSAKIYKHEFDVTVYQLDTFPLGEMFGIYPGTHRALLPFNVVMDFDQEKACEIIATKGL